The Mucilaginibacter rubeus genomic interval ATTAGGTGATGATGCCGATCCAATAAAACTGTTGCCTTTTGCTATGAAAGGCGAGGAAATGGCCTGCGGTCATGGTCACGCGGATAACGTTGCCCCTGCCCTGTTCGGTGGTTTTGTGCTCATCCGCAGTTATGAGCCGCTTGATGTGGTAAGGCTGCCGCATCCTAAAAACCTGTGGTGCGCTATCGTATTCCCGGATGTGGATGTACCAACAAGGGAAGCCCGTCAGATCATCCGCAAAAATATCCAGATGAAGGATGCCGTAACCCAGTGGGGCAATATCGCCGGCCTGGTGAGCGGCTTGTTTATGCAGGATATCGACCTGATTGGCCGCAGCATGAAAGATGTGTTGGTTGAACCTGTACGTTCTATGCTGATCCCCGACTTTTATAAAATGCGCGAAATGGCCATGGAGCTCGGCGCTGTAAGCTTTGGTATATCGGGCTCAGGTCCTTCGGTATTTGCCTTTACTAAAGATGAAGCAACCGCCCGCGCCATCACCCAAAAGCTACAACAACATTTAACCGGTCTTAAGATCGGCTCAAACAGTTACGTATCAACCATTAATGACGCAGGGCCTAAGGTTTTGGGATAGTCCTAAGTCTGAAATTTTGAGTTATAAGTTTTAAGTCAACCCAATAAAAGCCATGTCATTATAAGGTACGAAGCAATCTCCGATTAGCAGGTTCGCCCTGTATAGTTCGCAATTGCTTCGTACCTCGCAATGACGAGGTGGAGAAATCCACAAATTGAAATTAAATCCGAAATCGAACATCCGAATTCCGAAATCAAAAATGAAACTCTACAGTACCAATAATACCCTATCCGAAGTATCGTTCAAAGACGCGGTTTTTAACAGCATGCCGCAGGATAAAGGCCTTTACATGCCATACACCATCCCTCGCTTGGATGATGAGTTTATCAATAACATTGATAAATATACCCTGCCCGAAATTGCTTTTAAAGTAGCCCAAAACCTGCTTGGTGACTCCATCCCGGAGGCTGACCTGAAAGCCTTGATTGATGAGGCCATTAACTTCCCTGCCCCAATTGTAAAACTGGAAGACAACGTATACGTTCTTGAGCTTTTCCACGGACCATCATTGGCGTTCAAGGATTTTGGTGCACGCTTTATGAGCCGTGTTATGAGCTATTTCCTTGAGCCAGGCGAAAAACAACTGGATGTTCTGGTTGCTACCAGCGGCGATACCGGCGGCGCTGTTGCCCTTGGCTTTTTAGGCGTTCCAAATACCCGGGTAACTATCCTATATCCAAAAGGCAAAGTGAGCGGCGT includes:
- a CDS encoding homoserine kinase, whose product is MENTVNDLKKPTPSAPPLGGGGGIKVFAPATVANVVCGFDVLGFAVDEPGDEVIMRLTGKPGITISKITGDDGRLPLDPAKNTVSVSVQHYLQSVGRSDIGLDIELHKKMPIGSGLGSSSASTVAGLFAIKTLLGDDADPIKLLPFAMKGEEMACGHGHADNVAPALFGGFVLIRSYEPLDVVRLPHPKNLWCAIVFPDVDVPTREARQIIRKNIQMKDAVTQWGNIAGLVSGLFMQDIDLIGRSMKDVLVEPVRSMLIPDFYKMREMAMELGAVSFGISGSGPSVFAFTKDEATARAITQKLQQHLTGLKIGSNSYVSTINDAGPKVLG